A window from Carassius carassius chromosome 40, fCarCar2.1, whole genome shotgun sequence encodes these proteins:
- the cpxm2 gene encoding inactive carboxypeptidase-like protein X2 has protein sequence MMWLRTLLLLGLVGRLLDECSGHSSEDEDYYMQELLSREHYQRVSENGAAPTPATGKEPKTRSAASKPAGGPDSASVKSGSKKSEKNKKAVKGSSGGDALISESSDCPPLGLETLKIDDFQLHASSMRHYGLGPHRGRLNIQGGLYEDDLYDGGWCAGRNDPLQWFEVDARRLMKFTGVVTQGRSSLWLSDWVSSYKVLLSNDSHSWMTLKNGSRDLIFSANREKEIPVLNVFPKPVVARYIRINPRSWYASGGICMRVEIMGCPMPDPNNYYRRRNEVTTTDNLDFRHHSYKEMRQLMKVVNEMCPNITRIYNIGKSYKGQKLYAIEISDNPGEHELGEPEFRYTAGSHGNEVLGRELLLLLMQFMCQEYLSGNTRIRRLVDETRIHLLPSINPDGYEKASEMGSELSGWSLGRWSQDGLDIHHNFPDLNSVLWEAEARKWVPRKFHNHHVPIPDWYRSTNATVAVETRALVSWMEKIPFVLGGNLQGGELVVTFPFDRTRSVTVLREATPTADDHVFRWLAFSYASTHRLMTHASRRVCHTDDFAKEDGTINGASWHTAAGSINDFSYLHTNCFELSMYVGCDKFPHETELPEEWENNRESLLVFMEQVHRGIKGVVRDVQGKGIANAIIAVEGINHDIRTASDGDYWRLLNPGEYRVMVRAEGFSVSSKVCTVGYDIGASRCDFVLGRSNLSRIKEIMQKYNKQPISTRLRLSQRRLLDT, from the exons ATGATGTGGCTCCGGACTCTCCTGCTGCTCGGCCTCGTGGGACGTCTGCTGGACGAGTGTTCTGGACATTCTTCTGAGGATGAGGATTATTACATGCAGGAGCTCTTGAGTCGGGAACATTACCAGCGCGTCTCTGAGAACGGAGCCGCTCCCACACCAGCCACTGGGAAGGAGCCCAAAACCAGGTCAGCTGCTTCCAAACCAGCAGGCGGACCTGATTCAGCATCAG TGAAAAGTGGAAGCAAAAAGAGTGAGAAGAACAAGAAAGCAGTGAAAGGCAGCAGTGGTGGGGACGCTCTGATCTCTGAGAGCAGCG ACTGTCCTCCGCTGGGTCTGGAGACGCTGAAGATCGATGACTTTCAGCTCCACGCCTCCAGCATGAGACACTACGGTCTGGGGCCGCACAGGGGCCGGCTCAACATCCAG ggcggTCTGTATGAGGATGACCTGTATGACGGTGGCTGGTGTGCAGGACGGAATGATCCGCTGCAGTGGTTTGAGGTGGATGCTCGCAGACTCATGAAGTTCACCGGTGTCGTGACTCAGGGACGGAGCTCACTCTGGTT gagtgATTGGGTGAGCTCGTATAAAGTTCTGCTCAGTAATGACTCTCACAGCTGGATGACGCTGAAGAACGGCTCCAGAGATCTG ATCTTCAGCGCGAATCGAGAAAAGGAGATTCCTGTCCTCAATGTCTTCCCCAAACCCGTGGTGGCCCGTTACATCCGCATCAACCCGCGCTCCTGGTATGCCAGTGGCGGCATCTGCATGCGTGTGGAGATCATGGGCTGCCCGATGCCAG ATCCAAACAATTATTATCGGCGACGAAATGAAGTGACCACGACAGACAACCTGGACTTCAGACACCATAGTTATAAGGAGATGAGACAG cTGATGAAGGTGGTGAATGAAATGTGTCCAAACATCACACGCATCTACAACATCGGCAAGAGCTACAAAGGACAGAAGCTCTATGCCATCGAGATCTCAGATAACCCTGGAGAACATGAGCTCG gtgAGCCGGAGTTTCGCTACACGGCTGGTTCCCACGGTAACGAGGTTCTGGGCCGCGAGCTGCTGCTGCTTCTCATGCAGTTCATGTGTCAGGAGTATCTGAGCGGAAACACACGCATCCGGCGGCTCGTGGATGAGACACGCATCCACCTGCTGCCCTCCATCAACCCCGACGGCTACGAGAAGGCCTCCGAAATG GGTTCGGAGCTCAGCGGCTGGTCTCTGGGCCGCTGGAGTCAGGACGGTCTGGACATCCATCACAACTTCCCTGACCTCAACTCGGTTCTCTGGGAAGCAGAAGCCCGGAAATGGGTCCCACGCAAATTCCACAACCACCACGTGCCCATCCCGGACTGGTACCGCTCCACAAACGCCACC gtgGCGGTGGAGACACGTGCTCTGGTGTCATGGATGGAGAAGATCCCGTTTGTGTTGGGAGGAAACCTGCAGGGCGGAGAGCTGGTGGTGACGTTCCCGTTTGACCGCACGCGCTCAGTGACGGTGCTCCGCGAGGCTACGCCCACCGCAGATGACCACGTGTTCCGCTGGCTGGCCTTCTCCTACGCCTCCACTCACCGGCTCATGACCCACGCCAGCCGCAGGGTCTGCCACACCGACGACTTCGCCAAGGAAGACGGCACCATCAACGGAGCCTCGTGGCACACGGCTGCAGGAA GTATTAATGACTTCAGTTACCTGCACACCAACTGCTTCGAGCTCTCCATGTACGTGGGCTGTGATAAATTCCCACACGAGACCGAACTACCGGAGGAGTGGGAGAACAACCGCGAATCACTGCTCGTCTTCATGGAGCAG GTGCATCGTGGGATCAAAGGTGTTGTCAGGGATGTTCAGGGCAAAGGCATCGCTAACGCCATCATCGCTGTGGAGGGAATCAATCATGACATTCGCACAG CGTCTGACGGTGATTATTGGCGTCTGCTGAACCCCGGAGAGTATCGTGTTATGGTCCGCGCCGAGGGCTTCAGCGTCAGCAGCAAGGTTTGCACGGTGGGATACGACATCGGAGCCAGCAGGTGCGACTTTGTGCTCGGCCGCTCCAACCTGTCACGCATCAAAGAGATCATGCAGAAGTACAACAAGCAGCCAATCAGCACGAGACTGAGACTGAGTCAGCGCCGCCTACTGGACACatag